The Platichthys flesus chromosome 8, fPlaFle2.1, whole genome shotgun sequence genome has a window encoding:
- the LOC133958454 gene encoding BTB/POZ domain-containing protein KCTD16-like: MALSENCKTQPAKEQGSVQNPPSDVIELNVGGQVYYTRHATLASFPNSLLGKLFSNKKGSSNDLARDLRGRYFIDRDGFLFRYVLDYLRDKQVVLPDHFPERGRLKREAEYFQLPDLVKLLCTEESKQIADELYNSDLDDASQVSDQRFYPSYSLDRRYGYITVALKAVCAAGGRESNTDAKAKKLPRIFVSSRIGLAKEVFGDALNENRDADRPPDRYTCRFYLKFKHLERAFDMLSESGFHIVACNSSLTTSPVGHYADDRVWSNYAHYIFYRGPSKWSSSHCDCCCKSHKSEREGESGTSFNDLSTSCSETQSEASSPQGTVICGPVRRRPNIQTLDRPMPKGPGHMLQHAEMRRKTDMLRVRTFGVRERDAAKRKANRDKMTPEQELDKCIQDFRRIRIPDRFPERKYMWQSELLRKYRL; the protein is encoded by the exons ATGGCACTGAGCGAAAACTGCAAAACGCAACCTGCAAAAGAGCAAGGCTCGGTGCAAAACCCTCCATCGGATGTCATTGAGCTGAATGTGGGTGGACAGGTGTACTACACTCGCCATGCCACACTGGCGAGCTTCCCAAATTCCTTACTTGGGAAGCTGTTCTCAAACAAGAAGGGGTCTTCTAATGACTTGGCGCGAGACCTCAGAGGACGCTATTTCATCGACAGAGATGGCTTTCTGTTCCGGTATGTGTTGGATTACCTTAGAGATAAGCAAGTTGTCCTGCCTGACCACTTCCCTGAGAGGGGAAGGTTGAAAAGAGAGGCGGAATACTTCCAGCTGCCGGATCTGGTCAAACTTTTGTGCACCGAGGAGTCAAAGCAGATCGCAGACGAGTTGTACAACAGTGATTTGGATGACGCGTCGCAGGTCAGCGACCAGAGGTTTTACCCCTCTTACTCCCTGGACAGGAGGTATGGCTACATCACGGTGGCGTTGAAAGCCGTGTGCGCTGCGGGGGGCAGAGAGAGTAACACCGACGCCAAGGCCAAAAAGTTGCCGCGGATCTTCGTCAGCAGCCGGATCGGCTTGGCGAAGGAGGTGTTCGGAGACGCCCTGAACGAGAACCGGGACGCGGACCGACCACCGGACCGCTACACCTGCAGGTTTTACCTCAAATTCAAGCACCTGGAGCGGGCGTTTGACATGCTGTCAGAGAGCGGCTTCCACATCGTGGCCTGCAACTCGTCCCTGACTACGTCCCCCGTCGGTCATTACGCGGATGACAGGGTCTGGTCCAATTACGCACACTACATCTTTTACC GTGGGCCCTCAAAGTGGTCGTCCTCTCACTGCGACTGCTGCTGCAAGAGCCATAAAAGTGAGCGCGAAGGTGAAAGCGGCACTTCCTTCAACGACCTCTCAACTTCCTGTTCCGAGACCCAATCGGAGGCCAGCTCCCCTCAAGGGACCGTGATCTGCGGCCCTGTGAGACGGCGGCCCAACATCCAGACGCTGGACCGCCCCATGCCCAAGGGACCAGGTCACATGCTGCAGCACGCCGAAATGCGCCGCAAGACTGACATGCTCCGCGTGAGGACCTTCGGGGTGCGGGAGCGAGATGCCGCGAAGAGGAAAGCGAATAGGGACAAGATGACTCCAGAGCAGGAGCTGGATAAATGCATCCAGGACTTCCGGCGCATTAGGATTCCAGATCGCTTTCCGGAGAGGAAGTACATGTGGCAATCAGAGCTTCTGAGAAAGTATCGTCTCTAA